In Paenibacillus sp. 1781tsa1, one DNA window encodes the following:
- a CDS encoding dynamin family protein, with protein sequence MSRTDYPKEMAKPLLPLREAMEQTGDHTAVQALTDLISKAEMKHLTIAFCGHFSAGKSSLINSLCGKRVLPSSPVPTSANVVSIRNGKPRALIYTTPNVSADNGAGTLEVSPEELEAYCKNGGAYSSIEVWDDIPLLKDDAVLLDTPGVDSTDRGHSLATHSALHLADVVFYVMDYNHVQSETNLSFAKSLSDWGKPLFLIVNQIDKHRERELSFEQYTEGVEAIFAAWEVRYDGLLFTSLRDKQHRYNQWDMLPELIGHMMQEKEALITHSLASSASHVTEQHLTREAEKREDEEHSLLDEIGGKEGIERLERELELLDQQAEDIRTGPSRVREKFRAELEPLLANANLTPADIRTSAAAYLESRKPGFRVGLLFSGGKTEQEKQRRASELVRLLQDQASGQVEVHIRTMLRQLGESHQIWGAEWEQALNTELPAVDEALLEMKRSASAEVSPEYVIQFSKDVRGEIETRYRRSAMMLADRMLEALAARGEAALQALDASRAALLAQSAAAARYTALQRSAAAEAAGLRSLLPDAGPLPSGLLPEGKGPHVPAVPEPGEAPGSHAGTSASVAVQPQTSEAPPAQRAVAAAVPGPTAAAGAERRRRLDAAAARLEAAAALVEPYPAMGSAVRDLRARAASLAGGTFTLALFGAFSAGKSSFANALLGEAVLPVSPHPTTAAINRIMAPAGGAEHGTARVRMKTRDAFQEDLAYSFRLLGLGEPGTEWQKRVKSLSPQDVHPAGRPHYSFLQAAAAGWEETADQLGQDVLVDLDGYRNFVANEKKSCFVDSIDLYYSCDVTEQGIVLVDTPGADSVNARHTGVTFNYMKNADALIFVTYYNHAFSQGDRQFLNQLGRVKDSSAMDQMFFVVNASDLASSEEELEQVLDHVSTQLRSNGIRAPRLFPVSSILAMEGKMAGDSKLLEQSGFIRFEEEFNQFAGRELADLAVGGASEEMARVIQRLKKRAEDAAQGEEALQQRRNELETIQGQSRQRIQQLAARSMKEELSQETAELLFHVRQRLAYRLGLFMAEAFHPSVLREDRGNLKTAFAACGRELLRMIAIELEQELLATTLRLEQAGQTWLTKQVTDCIDEVRQLSGGVDVSLPLTERWSTPVLEEVRLEEPSGWKSYLNYFRNPKQFFEGDGRQRLQEALDPVLKQMIIEVLPAAQDKLIQFYDNQLCQSLQHQSRQLEERLDEAVSGIQDTLESGIPAEQWTSLSNQLEQIEHR encoded by the coding sequence ATGTCCAGAACAGATTACCCAAAAGAAATGGCCAAACCTCTGCTTCCGCTGCGTGAAGCGATGGAGCAGACAGGGGACCATACGGCTGTACAGGCTTTAACGGATTTAATCAGCAAGGCGGAAATGAAACATCTGACGATTGCGTTCTGTGGTCATTTCTCTGCAGGCAAATCGAGTCTCATCAACAGTTTGTGCGGTAAGCGGGTGCTGCCTTCAAGTCCCGTGCCAACAAGTGCGAATGTGGTATCCATACGTAATGGTAAGCCAAGAGCGCTTATTTATACTACGCCAAACGTAAGCGCTGACAATGGAGCAGGAACACTTGAAGTTTCTCCAGAGGAATTGGAGGCGTATTGCAAAAATGGGGGAGCGTACAGCTCCATTGAGGTATGGGATGATATTCCCCTGCTGAAAGATGATGCTGTTCTGCTGGATACACCCGGTGTGGATTCTACAGATCGGGGGCACAGTCTTGCGACCCATTCCGCGCTCCATCTGGCGGATGTGGTTTTCTATGTCATGGACTATAATCATGTCCAGTCCGAGACGAACCTTTCATTTGCCAAGAGTCTGTCGGATTGGGGCAAACCCTTGTTTTTGATCGTAAACCAGATCGATAAGCATCGGGAACGTGAGCTTTCTTTTGAACAATATACCGAAGGGGTCGAAGCTATATTTGCAGCCTGGGAAGTGAGATATGACGGACTGTTGTTTACTTCCCTCCGCGACAAGCAGCATCGCTACAACCAGTGGGATATGCTACCGGAACTCATTGGACACATGATGCAAGAGAAGGAAGCGTTAATTACGCACAGTTTGGCAAGTTCGGCCAGTCATGTAACGGAGCAACACCTGACGAGAGAAGCGGAGAAACGTGAGGATGAAGAACATTCTCTGCTGGATGAGATTGGTGGCAAGGAAGGGATTGAACGCTTGGAACGGGAGCTGGAGCTTCTCGATCAACAAGCAGAAGACATTCGTACCGGGCCTTCGCGAGTGCGTGAGAAATTCCGGGCAGAGCTTGAGCCTCTTCTGGCGAATGCAAATCTTACTCCTGCGGATATTCGTACGTCGGCTGCTGCCTATTTGGAGAGCCGCAAACCGGGTTTCAGGGTAGGTTTATTGTTCTCAGGCGGCAAAACCGAGCAGGAGAAACAACGCCGTGCTTCTGAACTGGTGCGGTTATTACAGGATCAGGCTTCCGGACAAGTGGAAGTACATATTCGTACGATGCTTAGGCAGCTGGGTGAATCCCATCAGATATGGGGAGCGGAGTGGGAGCAGGCGCTCAATACGGAGCTTCCTGCTGTGGATGAAGCACTATTGGAGATGAAACGCAGTGCCAGTGCAGAGGTATCTCCCGAGTATGTGATTCAATTCAGCAAAGATGTGCGGGGCGAGATTGAGACCCGCTATCGCAGGTCGGCCATGATGCTGGCCGACCGCATGCTGGAAGCGCTGGCTGCGCGAGGCGAAGCCGCGCTCCAGGCGCTGGACGCCAGCCGCGCAGCGCTGCTGGCGCAATCCGCGGCGGCGGCGCGCTACACGGCGCTCCAGCGCAGCGCCGCCGCAGAGGCAGCAGGGCTGCGCAGCCTGCTGCCCGATGCGGGCCCCCTCCCCTCCGGGCTGTTGCCGGAGGGGAAGGGCCCGCACGTGCCCGCGGTGCCTGAACCGGGCGAAGCTCCCGGTTCGCATGCGGGCACGTCAGCGTCTGTGGCTGTGCAGCCACAGACGTCAGAGGCACCGCCAGCGCAGCGCGCAGTCGCGGCGGCGGTGCCAGGGCCAACGGCGGCGGCTGGCGCTGAACGCCGCCGACGCCTGGACGCAGCAGCGGCACGGCTCGAAGCCGCTGCTGCGCTGGTAGAGCCGTACCCCGCCATGGGGTCGGCGGTACGGGATCTGCGTGCACGCGCGGCTTCGCTTGCGGGCGGCACGTTCACACTCGCGCTGTTCGGAGCGTTCAGCGCTGGCAAATCCTCCTTCGCCAACGCGTTGCTGGGCGAAGCTGTACTACCCGTCTCGCCGCATCCAACAACAGCGGCGATTAACCGGATCATGGCTCCTGCCGGGGGCGCGGAGCATGGAACAGCCCGGGTCCGCATGAAGACCCGGGACGCCTTCCAGGAAGATCTCGCCTATTCCTTCCGTTTACTTGGACTGGGTGAACCTGGAACCGAGTGGCAGAAGCGAGTGAAATCCCTCTCGCCACAGGATGTGCATCCGGCGGGGCGCCCGCATTACAGCTTTTTACAGGCTGCGGCAGCCGGCTGGGAAGAAACAGCGGACCAGCTAGGTCAGGATGTACTGGTGGATCTGGATGGTTACCGTAATTTTGTCGCAAACGAGAAGAAGTCCTGCTTTGTAGACAGTATCGATCTCTACTACAGTTGCGATGTAACAGAACAGGGCATTGTGCTGGTCGACACACCAGGAGCGGACTCCGTGAATGCTCGTCATACGGGTGTAACCTTCAATTATATGAAGAATGCGGATGCCCTCATTTTTGTAACATATTATAACCATGCTTTCTCACAAGGAGATCGCCAGTTCCTGAATCAGTTGGGACGGGTCAAGGATAGTTCTGCCATGGATCAGATGTTCTTTGTTGTGAATGCCAGCGACCTGGCTTCCTCTGAAGAAGAATTGGAGCAGGTTCTCGATCATGTGAGTACCCAACTGCGCAGTAACGGAATTCGGGCACCACGACTCTTCCCGGTATCCAGCATACTGGCGATGGAAGGCAAGATGGCAGGCGATTCGAAGCTGCTTGAGCAATCCGGTTTTATCCGTTTTGAGGAAGAGTTCAACCAATTTGCAGGCAGAGAATTAGCCGATCTTGCCGTAGGCGGAGCTTCAGAAGAGATGGCACGTGTCATTCAGCGGCTGAAGAAACGCGCGGAGGATGCGGCTCAGGGAGAGGAAGCATTGCAGCAGCGGCGGAATGAACTGGAGACTATCCAGGGACAATCACGCCAGCGCATACAGCAACTTGCAGCACGATCCATGAAGGAAGAACTGTCACAGGAAACAGCAGAACTACTCTTCCATGTGCGGCAGCGACTTGCCTACCGCCTTGGCCTATTCATGGCAGAAGCATTCCATCCATCCGTACTTCGGGAGGATCGGGGCAATCTGAAGACGGCTTTTGCAGCCTGTGGACGTGAACTGTTGCGCATGATTGCCATTGAACTGGAGCAGGAACTGCTCGCTACTACCCTCAGACTTGAACAGGCAGGTCAGACTTGGCTGACGAAGCAAGTTACGGATTGTATAGATGAGGTGAGACAGTTATCAGGTGGCGTGGATGTGTCACTGCCACTGACCGAACGCTGGAGTACACCTGTGCTTGAAGAAGTCCGTCTGGAAGAACCGTCTGGATGGAAAAGCTATTTGAATTATTTCCGCAATCCGAAACAATTCTTCGAAGGGGATGGGCGTCAGCGGTTACAGGAGGCACTTGATCCTGTCCTCAAACAGATGATCATTGAAGTTCTTCCTGCTGCGCAAGACAAACTGATTCAGTTTTATGACAACCAGCTATGTCAATCCTTGCAACACCAATCCCGTCAGTTGGAAGAACGTCTGGACGAGGCGGTGAGCGGAATTCAAGATACACTGGAGAGCGGAATTCCGGCGGAGCAATGGACCAGCTTGTCTAATCAACTGGAACAGATTGAACACCGTTAA
- the nth gene encoding endonuclease III, whose translation MNAATVRHILETMEAMFPDAHCELNHSNAFELTVAVLLSAQCTDETVNKVTADLFQKYRSPADYLAVPLEELEQDIRRIGLYRNKAKHIQNMCRILIEQYGGDVPQEHDQLVTLPGVGRKTANVVVSNAFGVPAIAVDTHVERVSKRLALAGWDDSVLEVEKKLMKRVPRDEWTLTHHRFIFFGRYHCKAQNPACHICPLLDICREGKKRMKTSQIRKDKERVITRKRKIN comes from the coding sequence ATGAATGCAGCAACGGTTAGGCATATACTCGAAACTATGGAAGCAATGTTTCCTGATGCACATTGCGAATTAAATCACAGCAATGCATTTGAATTGACGGTAGCTGTCCTTTTGTCTGCCCAGTGTACCGATGAAACGGTGAACAAGGTAACCGCAGATTTGTTCCAGAAGTACAGAAGCCCAGCAGATTATCTGGCAGTTCCTCTCGAAGAGCTGGAACAGGATATTCGGCGAATCGGTCTGTACCGGAACAAGGCCAAGCATATTCAGAACATGTGCCGAATTCTAATAGAGCAGTATGGCGGTGATGTACCGCAGGAACATGATCAGCTTGTGACGCTACCAGGTGTCGGGCGGAAAACCGCGAATGTAGTTGTTTCCAATGCGTTTGGAGTACCGGCAATTGCGGTAGATACTCATGTTGAACGTGTATCGAAGCGGCTGGCGCTTGCAGGGTGGGATGACTCCGTACTTGAAGTCGAAAAGAAACTAATGAAGCGCGTACCTCGGGATGAGTGGACTTTAACTCACCACCGATTTATATTTTTTGGACGCTACCATTGCAAGGCACAGAACCCTGCGTGTCATATCTGTCCATTGCTGGACATATGCAGGGAAGGGAAAAAACGTATGAAAACGTCCCAAATCAGGAAAGATAAGGAACGTGTCATCACCCGAAAACGAAAAATAAATTAA
- a CDS encoding N-acetylmuramoyl-L-alanine amidase family protein has translation MKKWSAAVVFLLFLCLFPVMAHADTTPSIVLDGVTINQQTGAPAENIGKTVMVPIRIVSENLGYKVKWEKATQSVQVQKGNSTIQMTAGKDAATVNGNVVNLDSPPLIKQGTTLVPLRFVGEGMGLRVGWDNGTKTVSLFSIPPVVGTEGDSDPVEAPVPDGLTELQGISFSGDRLIVATNGNISPKVSSIGGPDRIIVDLPSATFSQEFIQGQASNADGSGQILVTDSSLVSKVRYAMFSKSPSTVRVVLDLSQSATAKWSVGDNNVLLVDLTATSGEPTSQPALPTNDGKTIVVIDPGHGGRQSGAVSLSGAYEKDFNLAVGLKVQAILQQYQNIQTVITRQDDTELSLKQRVDIAELNKADVFVSIHGNKFTTPVPNGVETLYSRKESKTLADTLHKYVLPITGLKDRGVKTASLHVTRETTMPAVLLELGFLSNPSDEAVMLTEEYQDKCAQAIVDGIVEFLGL, from the coding sequence ATGAAAAAATGGTCGGCAGCAGTCGTTTTTCTTCTGTTCCTATGTTTATTTCCAGTCATGGCCCATGCAGACACCACTCCCTCGATTGTACTCGACGGTGTAACCATTAACCAGCAGACGGGAGCACCTGCCGAAAATATCGGAAAGACGGTCATGGTTCCGATTCGAATTGTATCGGAGAATCTGGGTTATAAGGTGAAGTGGGAGAAGGCAACTCAGTCAGTCCAGGTTCAAAAAGGAAACAGCACAATTCAAATGACGGCTGGGAAAGATGCAGCTACAGTGAATGGAAACGTGGTGAATCTGGATTCGCCTCCACTGATCAAACAGGGAACGACGCTTGTTCCGTTACGCTTTGTTGGGGAAGGCATGGGTCTGCGTGTTGGTTGGGACAATGGAACCAAGACAGTAAGCCTATTTAGTATTCCTCCCGTAGTCGGAACGGAAGGTGACAGTGACCCCGTCGAGGCTCCTGTCCCGGATGGTCTGACAGAGCTTCAAGGGATCAGCTTCAGCGGAGATCGGTTGATTGTAGCAACAAACGGGAATATCAGTCCCAAAGTATCCAGTATAGGCGGGCCAGACCGTATTATAGTTGATCTGCCTTCAGCCACTTTCTCTCAGGAATTCATTCAGGGACAAGCCTCTAACGCGGATGGCAGTGGACAGATTCTCGTTACGGATTCATCATTAGTTTCCAAAGTCAGGTATGCCATGTTCAGTAAATCGCCTTCTACCGTGCGTGTCGTTCTGGATCTGAGTCAGTCGGCTACAGCCAAATGGTCTGTTGGAGATAACAATGTCTTGCTCGTTGACCTGACAGCCACGAGTGGAGAACCTACAAGCCAACCGGCATTACCTACGAATGATGGCAAAACCATTGTGGTCATTGATCCAGGACATGGTGGTCGTCAATCTGGTGCAGTAAGTTTGTCAGGAGCTTATGAGAAGGATTTCAATCTGGCTGTAGGGCTGAAGGTACAGGCGATCCTTCAACAATACCAAAATATTCAAACGGTCATTACACGCCAGGATGATACAGAGCTTTCACTCAAACAGCGAGTGGATATTGCTGAATTGAATAAGGCAGATGTTTTTGTGTCCATTCATGGAAACAAATTCACAACACCCGTACCTAACGGCGTTGAAACGCTATACAGTCGCAAGGAAAGCAAGACTTTGGCTGATACTCTTCACAAATATGTCTTGCCGATAACAGGGCTCAAGGATCGTGGGGTTAAAACGGCTAGCCTACATGTGACCCGTGAAACAACCATGCCTGCTGTGTTACTTGAATTAGGTTTCTTAAGTAACCCGTCAGATGAAGCAGTCATGCTCACAGAAGAATACCAGGACAAATGTGCACAGGCGATTGTGGACGGAATTGTTGAATTTTTGGGACTGTAA
- a CDS encoding GerMN domain-containing protein, with the protein MNKKIWIAALLVTVMAVAAGCGSKPTAAPNQTQGAETENNVTEVEGETITEPVTAEPEENTTPTESTEGSSEETTTTTPPSETSTDTPTTSESNEKKTITVFYTDEEELELHKASAEISYASDDAKYKAAFESLQQSKDAKLVPLWSKDIELKSVQFKDGALTLDIHMPDTARLGAGGESYALDALKQTFFQFDEVKSLDLLVDGQQTESLMGHVDLEHPMTRSE; encoded by the coding sequence ATGAACAAGAAAATATGGATTGCAGCCTTGCTGGTAACGGTTATGGCAGTAGCTGCTGGATGTGGAAGCAAGCCAACAGCTGCTCCGAATCAGACGCAAGGCGCAGAAACTGAAAACAATGTGACCGAGGTTGAAGGCGAAACAATTACCGAACCGGTAACTGCTGAACCAGAAGAGAACACAACACCAACAGAATCCACGGAAGGCAGTTCGGAGGAAACGACTACAACTACTCCGCCAAGCGAAACGTCTACGGACACGCCAACAACTTCCGAAAGTAATGAAAAGAAAACGATCACTGTATTCTATACGGATGAAGAAGAACTGGAGTTGCACAAAGCTTCGGCAGAGATTTCATACGCATCGGATGATGCCAAATATAAGGCTGCCTTTGAATCACTGCAACAGAGCAAAGATGCTAAACTTGTCCCGCTGTGGTCTAAGGACATTGAATTGAAGTCTGTTCAGTTCAAGGATGGAGCTCTTACGCTGGATATTCACATGCCAGATACGGCACGTCTTGGAGCAGGTGGAGAGTCTTATGCGTTGGATGCTCTAAAACAAACTTTCTTCCAGTTTGATGAAGTAAAATCACTTGATTTACTGGTGGATGGTCAGCAGACCGAGAGTCTGATGGGCCATGTGGATCTTGAACATCCAATGACAAGATCCGAATAG
- a CDS encoding N-acetylmuramoyl-L-alanine amidase family protein: MKKFGFLVLLFVFGLVFPGYSHAATDTKIILDGKEIVQPSDAKAEIINSKVMVPIRVVSENLGYSVEWKQQTQTVTISKDNTAMQMIVGQKTATVNGSNVNLDAPPLVKNGTTLVPLRFIGEEMGLKVGWNNTTKTVTLVTQNSGSGNGTTTPPNSGNEGGGSDQEGLVLVNGISFSDNRLMIATSGSTKPNVFTMTGPDRIVIDLPNTAFADSFSEGQALDSNQNGQLVVSGYPDVSKIRYSLYSNSPSTVRFVIDLSSSKGYSVQNDSGLIMINLDNQSGTPAPPVGNNGKKVVVIDAGHGDHDPGAIGVTGKREKDFNLAMALKVEALLKKESKIDVVLTRSDDTFLALKERVKIAQDIKADIFISIHANSGPTAANGVETFYTRSNSKALATVMHKYLLQSSGLKDRGVKTASLHVTRETTMPAVLLEGGFLSNKSDEAALFTESFQNSVAKGIVAGIKEYLGIK, translated from the coding sequence ATGAAGAAGTTCGGTTTTTTGGTACTGTTATTTGTCTTTGGGCTCGTATTCCCGGGCTATAGTCACGCAGCAACAGACACGAAAATTATCCTAGACGGAAAAGAAATCGTACAGCCATCGGATGCAAAAGCGGAAATTATCAACAGCAAGGTGATGGTTCCGATCCGGGTTGTGTCCGAAAATCTTGGATATAGCGTGGAGTGGAAGCAGCAAACGCAAACGGTGACTATCAGCAAAGACAACACTGCCATGCAGATGATTGTTGGACAGAAGACGGCAACGGTGAACGGCAGTAACGTAAACCTGGATGCCCCGCCACTCGTTAAAAATGGTACTACGCTCGTACCTCTCCGATTTATTGGTGAGGAAATGGGTCTTAAGGTGGGTTGGAACAATACCACGAAGACGGTAACATTAGTTACCCAGAATTCAGGTTCCGGAAACGGGACAACCACACCTCCGAACTCTGGCAATGAAGGCGGAGGATCGGATCAGGAAGGTCTTGTACTGGTGAACGGCATCAGCTTCAGCGACAACCGCCTCATGATAGCAACAAGCGGAAGTACGAAGCCGAACGTCTTCACGATGACAGGACCAGATCGAATCGTTATAGACTTGCCGAATACCGCATTTGCTGATTCATTCAGTGAAGGACAGGCTCTAGACAGCAACCAGAATGGACAACTCGTCGTTAGCGGCTATCCGGATGTGTCTAAGATTCGTTACTCGTTATACAGCAACAGTCCATCCACAGTTCGTTTTGTGATCGATCTGTCCAGTTCGAAAGGGTACAGTGTGCAAAATGATTCCGGACTGATCATGATTAACCTCGACAATCAAAGTGGTACACCTGCTCCTCCCGTTGGGAATAATGGCAAAAAAGTTGTCGTTATCGATGCAGGTCACGGAGATCATGATCCTGGGGCAATCGGTGTAACTGGTAAACGTGAAAAAGACTTCAATCTGGCAATGGCTCTGAAAGTGGAAGCCTTGTTGAAAAAAGAATCCAAAATTGACGTTGTGTTAACGCGCAGCGATGATACCTTTTTGGCATTGAAAGAACGTGTGAAGATTGCACAAGACATAAAAGCGGATATCTTCATCTCCATTCATGCTAACAGTGGCCCTACTGCTGCGAACGGTGTAGAGACATTCTACACACGCTCCAACAGCAAAGCACTTGCTACAGTGATGCACAAGTATCTTTTGCAGTCATCCGGACTGAAAGATCGTGGAGTGAAAACGGCAAGTCTCCATGTTACCCGTGAAACGACAATGCCAGCAGTTCTGCTGGAAGGTGGATTCCTTAGCAATAAGAGCGACGAAGCAGCCCTGTTCACGGAGAGTTTCCAGAACAGTGTTGCCAAAGGTATTGTTGCAGGAATCAAGGAGTATCTGGGAATTAAATAA
- a CDS encoding S-layer homology domain-containing protein: MTFKYNNPSHSKKVVSAVLAGMMALSAGGAAMAAESTETGQGQTAAVTNTAAPTGLFSDIKVGYWAEKHVYKLAYQGILLGNNGLFRPGDAVTQQEAVTMAIRFMNQEGQLKTDSAAALPTNMEVGNYFKPYVALALQLGLIDKTEESTVDVSKTSWGQKPASREWITKLLIRSLDKDAEAKAQNNQSTGFADNADISESGKGYVNLAVSLDLAKGVEGNKFNPTGSVTRAQLATFFSRGESLTDTAYPNTSTGYVTGLKDGQITLVVDGKAVNFAVNSSTPYFTKDSETRASSTDVKLYTKVMVVGSAGGASYVEVVDATPQVESVEGTFARSLSGNKIGIFVGENYETYSYDEGTAFIDQNGNAIKLSDITADSVIEVQRETFSADKKTVAIRVKSGIVNKSDNGVVAEVSTSGKTIKLVNAAGATEQFAYNDNLLITYQNRILSVADLKAGSAVKYTVKDSVLQTIVLSQGVEQSVRGTLVEIGGNQSTLTFKREGGSLEAKLLTEKPEVIINGIQDATLNDLITDATNGDQVELTLNSDDQVTRIQVIGRQMEPMNGVTVVSYNSKTKVLTVLDNNKKPFVFTLDEKTKLDYNTTKPTLSGLESLLNDGRKLDLTYVGTRALSVKVIYKYEGTISNIDTSGKKISLLSGNQTITVPYSTVPTVEMYNKSGAGLGDLKIGDKVTITLGANQDVVQKVALNTVAQFEVVALEANSRIRVKSDLLTSQFYVDQAVLTGESGQTITPSQLTAGNLINVTFEGATPKAVQVVKRTLAEVTAVDASSVTLKQFNGQTETVPVSGSVKVVKSGSTLTSLTSLTVGDRVEMTKDTDNSTRFRVLTVMSKQFWSYDGVGNQILVKRETTADTNYRFALGSSVFVHQGDNTLSVQSLRDNDNIVLYLLNNVIMEIQKQ; encoded by the coding sequence GTGACTTTTAAATATAACAATCCATCACACTCTAAAAAAGTAGTATCAGCCGTGCTTGCAGGCATGATGGCCCTTAGCGCCGGCGGAGCTGCCATGGCAGCAGAATCAACAGAAACGGGGCAGGGTCAGACTGCTGCGGTAACGAATACGGCTGCACCAACTGGTTTGTTCAGTGACATCAAGGTCGGATACTGGGCCGAGAAACATGTGTACAAACTGGCATATCAAGGCATTCTTCTCGGTAATAACGGCCTGTTCCGTCCAGGAGACGCGGTAACACAGCAAGAAGCTGTAACGATGGCAATCCGTTTTATGAATCAAGAGGGCCAGTTGAAGACCGACTCGGCTGCGGCATTACCGACAAACATGGAAGTGGGAAATTATTTCAAGCCATATGTCGCGCTGGCACTTCAACTGGGACTGATTGACAAGACGGAAGAATCAACGGTGGATGTATCCAAGACATCATGGGGGCAAAAGCCGGCTTCACGGGAATGGATTACGAAATTGTTAATCCGCTCATTGGACAAGGATGCTGAAGCGAAGGCGCAAAACAATCAATCTACCGGATTTGCTGATAATGCAGATATCTCTGAAAGTGGTAAAGGTTATGTCAATCTGGCTGTTAGCCTGGATCTGGCCAAAGGTGTAGAAGGGAACAAATTCAATCCAACTGGTTCCGTAACCCGTGCTCAACTCGCTACCTTCTTCAGCCGTGGCGAATCGTTGACGGATACAGCGTACCCGAACACATCCACAGGTTATGTAACTGGATTGAAAGATGGGCAGATCACGCTGGTAGTGGACGGCAAAGCCGTTAACTTCGCAGTGAACAGCAGTACGCCTTACTTTACGAAAGACAGTGAGACGCGTGCTTCATCCACAGATGTGAAACTATATACAAAAGTTATGGTTGTGGGTTCGGCAGGTGGGGCTTCCTATGTGGAAGTGGTTGATGCTACACCACAGGTGGAAAGCGTTGAAGGTACATTTGCACGTTCATTGTCTGGCAACAAGATTGGTATCTTTGTGGGCGAAAATTACGAAACGTACAGTTATGATGAGGGAACTGCATTCATCGATCAGAATGGTAATGCAATCAAACTGTCCGATATTACGGCAGACAGCGTCATCGAAGTACAGCGTGAGACATTCTCGGCTGACAAAAAAACAGTCGCTATTCGTGTGAAATCCGGCATTGTGAACAAGAGTGACAATGGCGTAGTAGCTGAAGTATCTACTTCAGGCAAAACCATTAAACTTGTCAATGCAGCGGGTGCTACCGAGCAGTTTGCATACAATGACAATCTGCTTATCACATATCAGAACCGTATCCTGTCAGTGGCTGATCTCAAAGCCGGAAGTGCCGTGAAATACACCGTTAAGGACAGTGTTCTGCAAACGATCGTATTATCTCAAGGTGTAGAGCAATCTGTACGCGGAACACTGGTTGAGATCGGTGGTAACCAATCCACGTTAACGTTCAAACGTGAAGGAGGTTCACTGGAGGCAAAACTGCTGACTGAAAAGCCGGAAGTCATTATCAATGGCATTCAGGATGCAACGCTGAATGATCTCATCACGGATGCAACGAACGGGGATCAGGTGGAATTGACATTAAACTCTGATGACCAGGTAACGCGTATTCAGGTCATTGGACGACAGATGGAACCTATGAACGGGGTAACGGTTGTATCTTACAATAGTAAAACAAAGGTACTTACCGTGTTGGACAACAACAAAAAACCGTTTGTATTTACATTGGATGAGAAGACTAAGCTGGATTACAATACGACCAAACCTACATTGTCTGGTCTGGAGTCACTCTTAAACGATGGTCGCAAATTGGATCTGACATATGTGGGAACACGTGCATTGTCCGTTAAAGTGATTTATAAGTACGAAGGTACGATCAGCAACATTGATACTTCTGGCAAGAAAATCAGTTTGTTGTCCGGTAATCAGACGATTACAGTGCCTTATTCAACAGTTCCTACAGTTGAGATGTATAACAAATCCGGCGCAGGTCTGGGAGATTTGAAGATTGGTGACAAAGTTACCATAACGCTTGGAGCAAATCAGGATGTAGTACAGAAGGTTGCACTGAACACCGTGGCTCAATTCGAAGTGGTTGCCTTGGAAGCAAATAGTCGTATTCGAGTAAAATCCGATCTGTTGACAAGTCAGTTCTACGTGGATCAAGCGGTACTGACAGGAGAGAGTGGTCAGACGATCACGCCTTCACAGCTGACAGCAGGCAACCTGATTAATGTAACGTTTGAAGGAGCTACGCCAAAAGCGGTTCAAGTTGTGAAGCGTACGCTGGCTGAAGTTACAGCGGTGGATGCTTCATCCGTAACACTCAAGCAGTTTAACGGCCAGACTGAAACTGTGCCTGTTAGCGGTTCGGTTAAAGTCGTAAAATCGGGCTCCACATTAACTTCACTGACTAGTCTTACGGTCGGGGATCGTGTGGAAATGACAAAAGATACGGATAATTCCACACGTTTCAGAGTGCTGACTGTCATGAGTAAACAATTCTGGTCTTATGATGGCGTGGGTAACCAGATTTTGGTTAAACGGGAAACGACAGCAGACACAAACTATCGTTTTGCACTCGGCTCAAGTGTATTTGTTCACCAGGGTGACAATACTTTAAGCGTGCAATCTCTCAGAGATAATGATAATATTGTATTGTATCTCCTGAACAATGTGATTATGGAGATTCAAAAACAGTAA